In the Brachionichthys hirsutus isolate HB-005 chromosome 13, CSIRO-AGI_Bhir_v1, whole genome shotgun sequence genome, TTGGGTGCGGTTGTTGTAGAAGTAGCGTGGAATCCTTCCCCTGCACAGACCTACTGTCACTGGAAGGAGACACGGGTCTGAAAGCAACAAATAATACTGAACGATCAACGAGAGGAAAAAGCACAGGCAGGCAAAGCAGGGATGCAAGAACACGCGTCTCCTCTTACCAGTTGGTGCCGATGCAAAGACGCTGCAAGCTGCAGAGGAAAGCATCAACAGCGCCAGAATGCAAAACGCCATTGTGAGACTCGTCAAGTCTTTTACGCTTTGATGACGATCCCAGTCAGAAGATCCAGTTTTATACATGAGCGAAGTGAGGAATTTTTAGGGGCGGGCATGTAAATAACAAATTTTCATACTGGCAGTGCAACTTTAACTTTGACAGTCAATTTATGATGTAAAATTTTGTTGACACAGTGACTAATGGCAGGCAATAGAAAAATGTATGTCACATCCTTtactggatgatgatgatgatgatgatgatgatgatgtccaTTTCACTTGAAACCATTATCTGATCAAGTATAAAAAAGATATCAACTTTCAATTGTAAAATTCCACCCCTACCAAGAGAGGCGTGAGCGCCCTGCAGCGTTCCGAGATAAGATGGGAAGACAGCAGCATTAGTAAGAAATAGAGGAGGCCTAGAGATGTGGACTAGTTTTAATCAGATTAGCAGATTAGGATTGTTTTCCCAGATTACTATATAACCCACactgagggagaggagagggattcTTCAGCAGGAGTTTGAGGCTGAAGGACCGCTCCTGCTAATCACTTGTAAGTACATTTCTTGTCCTTCATTTATGTTTTGGAACAACTGCATTCCTTCAGGACATTTTGTCTGTCATACGGCAGCAAACATTTGGCTAATGAGggacacattttcttttttttgacagaaaATGCCTGTTATAAACGTGGACGACCTGACAGACAAGGACAAGGCTGCAATGGAAGTAAACCAACTTAAAACTGAAGTGAAACTTGAGCGCTGGTTGGTAAGTCGTTCTCGCTGATGAGCATGCCTGTCAGGCCTTTGTGGTTTGGAGAGATACCAGTGCATACATTTGTTTTCCAGCACCTTTAGCCGTGATAAGCAATTAACCAACCTGTTTGGTCTGCATTGACACTGAAACGAATTGCTGGACGGTGCTCTCTCATCTGCTTCTGCTTGATCGCTTTAGACATCTAAATGCTGTGAGGAACTCAAGGACTACATTCAGGCCGGAGTGGAGGAGGACATCCTCGTCAAGGGCATTCCAGAGGATAAGAACCCCTTCAAGGAGAAAGGTGGCTGTGTCATCTGCTAGGCTGGATTTGATACGATTTGATATCCCAGATTAGCACAGAAGGACATTGTCACTCCCCTTAAAACTGATTAGCAGACCAAGGACATACATAATAAGGAAAGACTTCACATATTCCCATCTAAGTGATTCCATGTCTTCTGGTTAGATTTGTAGCCTCACAATGTACTAATTGAAAAGATGCAGTAAATATGATCTGTATTTGACACGGTTTATATCATCGTCTGTTTTATATGTATGTGCtgtttattaaatattaaatatgctcGTTTATAAGTCAACCTGTCTCTATTATTGACTATGGGAATGTTTCACAACAGAATAGAGAAGTTACATCTTCAAATTCATACATTAAAAGTTGACCCAGATCATCATTTTATTGAAGAATACATTGTTTGTAtgaggtattttattttttctacagTTTTATGTATTGTTTGAGCTTGTCATTAGACCAGACAAATATCAATTTAATTAATTCGCTAGATGTATACAGCTGCATTAAGTTATAAGATATCTGTTCCCTTTAAATCAACCCACtcaatgaatttattttattttaaggtcTAGTGAGGTGAAAACTGAAATGTTTCAGAAAAATAGAGGTTTGTAATATATAAATTTATAAATCCAATTTTgaaaattcacatttatttttcgtAAAATTGCGTTTTGTTATTCGTTCAATCGATGAACTTTCTTTGAGTGACGTTGCTACAAAACAATTGTATCGCTCTCCGAGGTTAACTTCCGTCTTTCCGCCGCTCGCCTCTCACGCATGCGCATACGAGTCAACAAAGATGGCGCTGCGTGGAGGAGTTGTCCCTCTCAGATTGACAGTAAATAGCCGGTATTCTCACAAGTTCGCCTTACTTGGTGGTGCCCGGTCGTTTTTAGAAAAGGCATCAGCAAAACCTTCCACTCCCAAAGCCCCGGAGGTCACGGGTGACAGTGTAATCTACACTCAAGAGCACTTTGCTTTAAAGAGGTCCCTCAGAAAGGTATGCTAGCCCTGTAGCAACAGCGACGTAGCATACAGCTTTGTGTTATCTAGTAATAAGCGAAATATTTTCTGTAGCCATATTTGCTGCTATATCGTTAAATGTAGGGAAAGTCTTGCTGTCCATGTGGGGTAATACTTATTTAATTCTCTAGGGCAGTGTGACCAAAGTGGGTGAGAGGTCGTTGGCTAGCTTGTCGTATGACGTCACACACCCCCCCATTTCTGTACTCAGTTTCCCGATTCTTCTCCTTAACTTGCAACTCCCTGTTGGCCACTCGTCTTTACTGTAATTTTCCGTGTTAATTTAGTGCAACAATTGACGGGAAGTGACGTGAGGTGGAACAAATCACACGAATTCTGATCAGCGGGAACCAGATAGGAATCTGATTTACGACCACATATGAAAGTGACCCAAATCAGAATTCAAAAGATTCGATGGCTGGATCATTTGTGCcgtcagaaaaacaaaacctgtgTCAAAATGGGCAGGAAttgcctggtgtgtgtgtgtgtgtgtgtgtgtgtgtgtgtgtgtgtgtgtgtcctgattgCCAAGTCAATTTGACACTGCTGTTTTTGCAGCCAAAACAAGACTGATTAAAATGAGCACATACCCCACCAGTGCCATTGTCGCTCAAACCTAAACGATTGATCAAAACAACGTCCTGTAATCCTGTAACGATCCCCGCTGCCAGTTGATGCCACTATAAGGATGTCGCTGTGTTTTGGGTTTTCATCATGCCAGATTATTTAATACCACCTGCTGGAGTGATACTCCAAGTACTCCTGACCTACTTCCTGATATGTAACTTATTACTTTTCACAGATGCATGAATCGGCAAATGTTGCAAGGCTAGATAGCGTTTGTGTCTAGCAAAGATTTGCATTTTTAGTTGTACTCTtcagaatatttgtattttgtcctgGGTATTGATTTTGTGAGAGAGGTAAAAACAAATATCCGGGAGGACCACAGATGGGATGGGAATCGTGGGAATTGAAGTTATGGCAGAGATGAAATATGGAAATTCTTTCATTTGGATGTAGAAAAGTAGTTCAAATTTGCTTTGACGAGAAGACAAACATGAACTATTTAATCACTTAATTTAAAAGTGTTTACTTTAGAATTGggagggcacacacacacacacacactatatctGTACCGATAGCAGCCAGTTTTCTAACCCACATAGCTTTCTGGTAGAAAAAGAGTCAAAGGAAGTCTTAATAATCGGCCGGACTGTTTTGGAGGATAATAAAAGACAGACATTGGAGACAGAGGCTTCAAAAATAACAAATGCCTAATTTGAGGTAGGAAACAAAGACGTTGCAGTGAACAGACAAAGGTCGCTGAGTGACTAAACCTCCTATAGGATGCTTGGAGTTTGAAAATAAACCACTACTGGGAATAATGGGAaggatgaaaatgtgaaaaggaAGTACTGAACAATATGTCCACAGTGCAGGAAAGGGAACTTGAGGCAGCTCGGTTTATTAAAAGAGTATGTGTTCATAGATGATTCAAAGACGGGGTTATAGGAAATCCTTCAGTACCCGTTCAAGGTTGTgaacctgtgtctgtgttttcacTCCTTTCTGTTAGTTGGTACAGAGAACGCAGGATCTTGCTGGTTTGTGTGAGTGACTGAACAACGCGTGGGCTTCATGGGCTCATTGTTGGATGAGATGAGGAACTTCCCATGCTTTGAAGTTGCAAAGTCTCCCACACGAACAAGCTGCCAAACCATCCAAAGGGAATAGCTCATTAATAAACGTGAAGCCGTTTCCTCGGCGCTTCGAGGACGACGTTCTGCGTGTCCGGGATCTCGGGGTTTCTGATGGGAATTCCTCTCATGCTGTGAAGCTAATGCTAATAGACTCAGGACAATGCTGCAGGTCAGATTCtaccagtaaaaaaaatacagcttcGTATTAAACATTTTAGGGAGTTGGCTGATGTTTGAAATCAGCTAAAAATGAAGGCCTACGTGATGTTTTGatgcaacatatttttttaaatctcggCTGAGCAACCTTTACAGGGCCCCCCTTTAGGGTCTGTTAAATAGCAGTTAGCTTGACGCTTTTGCCACCAACTACTTAGAATGCGGTTTTTAGAGCAGGCTGAGAGATAATAATCCCCATCAATAACATTAATGCAGCGCCTGTGGAAAAACATCCAAGACAGTTTGATATCAAGCCAAGCTCCCAGCCAGCATGCAGAATGTTATTTGACTCAACTGCAACTCCCATGATTCCATGAATGTTTTCCTAGTCATGAGTTTCTGTGCTGCGATGCATCTTGGATGGGACTGATTTTGTTGCACTGCATACATGCTGCCGAATCACGAATCCATTTGCGTAGAATAAGTAGACGGGAATGTCTGCTGCTAATCTCGTTGCTCAGCGACGTGAAAAGCCGTTTAATAGAATGAGTGTACACGGAGACATAAACCCACATTAGCAACTGCTGGGTCTGACGGAGGATCCCAGTCTGTTCTGGGTGTCGCACATTCTGGACTGTAAACGTTGTGTTTCCTGATGAATGCGATATTCTTGACAGATGTGCTGTTCGATAGGATGATGATGGGAAACTGTCCTGGTGTCTAACAGAAATGGTCCAGAGTGACCTCGAGCCACAGAGTTCCGCTCCACTCCCTGATGATGTCTCTTTTTGCCTTTGCAGCATTTAGCCGTCCCTCCTTTTTCCCTCCTCAGGATTTGAACTTTGAACGCGGATGAAACATGGAGGTTGAGGGGAACCAGTAGGACGAGTGCTACGCACTATTTTACGCTGCGTATTCTTGTTATGCTAGCCACACATTTCTATTGGATCCCGTGACTCTGCTTTCTGTTTTGAACAGTGAAAACATCCAGTCAGTGTTTTCTATCTGCCCCGAACTGTTTCACAGTCGGTACGTTATTCTTGGCAGATCGAGCGGTCGTCTGGTTCTGGCTCTTTTGTTTtggaaggagaaaatgaaatcCTAGAAAAAATtctacttgtttgtttttgtccagtaattagtttttctttgtctttcttagATTATATGGTAAAACCCAGTCTTGTGCATTGCTGGTTGTAATTTCCCCAAACTCCAGCCAGTGGTGTGAAATCTCTTGCTCCATTGTtagatcattatttttttgcaattagCTAAAATTCTGAAAACAAATTTCACTTATGAAAACTTGAACTACGAATCCAGACCTTGAGGTTTTGAGCTGCCTGCTAGCGTTGCTCAGAGCcaaactgttttgttttataatttcCCTTTCATTCCAGTTCCTCCGGTTTGTCGttagtttcatttatttgcacatttatttGTGCTGTTCATCAAAGTGATTGAATGTCTCTAAAGGGTTTCCTATAATAAACTGCCAAGCGTTACTGTTAAGCCCTGATTCGAGAGAAAAGCTCTTTATTAAATGAGGATTTCTGTCATCTAGTTAATGTCTGCCAACTCTTAAATAATATTTCTCTTGCACCAAATCAGCACTTTTATTAAACTCATAAAAGCATAGTCATCCTTCATTGTTTGGCCGTTTTATAGCCCAGGCTTTGTGGCTGAAGCGATTGATCTGCTCCGAATGCAGATGGAATGTTATCAGCATGGCTTGCGGTACCAAGCTTAATGTTCACATGCTGTTCTAAACATTCTTTTCTGCCATTACgaacataaaaatgtttttattggcATTCGAACGGTCAAAGCAAAGATGCTGAATGTCAGCAAAAGACTGCCAACCAGCTTGTGTCATGAAATACATTTACCAGTGAAACTTATTGTAATTAACACTTTGTTATTTTGGCCGGCGTGTTGGAGCAGCACAattcttttctcctccagaatATTGCGATTAAGCCCAAATTCCTTGTCATTGTTTTACAAGCCTGCAGCTTGAACTGTCAACCAGTATAGAAAACAGCATGCCGTTCATCCTGCCACTGTATTCACCAGCATTACATTTTTCCAATCCTGCTTTCGATTCATTGATGTGTAATACCTCACCTGTCTTGTCTGTAAGTGACGGATTACGTAGACTTAGGGAGAGATGTGCACCGCACAGCAGGAAGCTAATGTGTGCCGAACAccgttgtgtgtgtttctttcacCCGTAATGCATCATCATGCAGTGTCGGTTATGACAAAGGAGATGGAATAGCTGGGCTGTCATTTGTCATTATCACAGTCTGTGCATGCTCGTGCAAGAACACACAAGCATATATACTTAACATTCATGTGAGAAAATGTCAAAGAGGACTTAATGCACGATCTTCAAATGCTGATCTCtttttatgtgtcttttttttaatgtgctttaGATCATCGACCAGGAGATCAACCCCTATGTGGATCAGTGGGAAGCGGAAAGGCAGTTTCCAGCACACAAGCTCTTCAAGATATTAGGAAACGCAGGCTTCCTTGGAGTCAACAAACCACTCGGTGAGAGCGTTGTCTAGCGTCATAGAGATGAGAAAACCCATTGTGCAAAACATTAGCTAAAAAGATGTGCACATCTTGGAATGTGCAAACCATCCAGTCAGGGTTGTGTCTGCCTCGCATTGCTACCCAGCCATTGAAATGAATTCTTGCATTTTGTGAAAGAATTTGAAGAGAAGATAATAACACTGCCAGGGAAAGATAATCACTGTTGGAAACACAAGTCGTCTTGCCGGATCGTCTCTCCGACAGCGTTTACTTAAAATTAACGCAGTACGGTTTGAGCACGTTGCTTCAACAAGCTAGTTCAGACACGTCTATGAGCAAACTACTGACAACCTGAACGTCTCAACTGGGCGCTGTGCATGAGTACACAAAGCAGCAGAGACACTAATGTGTCATGAGATAAAAATTTGGCTTTGGAAGTGttttgaggctttttttttttcttgcacagACTTTAGTAAACTGGTACTTTGTCAAATTGCATTTGGTAAGCCACAGAGATGTGGCAGCCAGTTGAGACATCTGTGGCATCTCTGTGAACTGAAGAGGTCTTGGCACAATACAAACAACACGAGTATACCATTTTCAAATCACTAACACTCACTGCTAAGACGCTGGTAACCTGGGAATTGGTGGATACGAATGTTTCCTGCAGCTGAGCGGAAAATAAGGAATCTTTCTCTCCGCGTCACGCAGCATTCGTTTTCACAAAGTCATTTTCTATTGATTCTCTCTCAGGCTGACAGTCCTGCATTCCAAACTGTCTGTAATGACAGGCTAATGTCACGGGAGCGTCCCACGACATCTGCCTCATTTCCAGCTGTGCCACTGCTGGGGTAGAGGAAGAAGTGTGGAATAGATCATATGCAGTCTGaatattttgttgtgtgtttttcggCAATCTAACAGCACAGTTCTAAACTTTCAGCTATCCTcagtttcagccccccccccccccccccagctatagAGCAGCTTATCTTTATTAATGTGCATCTTTTCTTGAAGTTGAAAAGAACTAATCTGTAAACAACAATGTTGCCCtccagctctgtgaagaagacTTCATTACAGGTCTGTAGGTCAAAGACGAGGGAGGATGAGGGGATTAGAATCTGCAGCGTACACAAGCCTGAAGCATCATCGTGGATTAGAGTCGGCGCGGTGAAGACATGCTGCGTTATCAGGCGCTAGATTATCTGATATCTTATGCAGTACAATAAACGTGGCTAAAATTTCTCAGGGTGTTTGTTTGATGCAGCTTCTACTGCCGTCTCGGGCGGTAAATGTTTCAGACTTAGTTTAGCTTCCGTGCGTCGGTAGGGAAGCGTGCAAACGGGCTAGGTTAACGCGGCATGTCCCATGGCTGCATTGCTGACAGTGTTTCAAAGAGTTCTGCCCCGTGTTGATAGATTTGGCAGCTTGGATTTCTGGAATGGAAATGGGATTTAGGACACGATGGGATTGGGAAATGATTCATTAGGTGGGATGAGAGCTGGTCACTGGTTCAGAGGAGATCTCACCGTCTACCTTACTCTGCCTTTTTTCAAGTCAGACGTTCAATTATAGCAAATTCTTCAAGGGCTGTTTGGGGGgatgaaatgacattttcttaCCTTAAACTTTACAATGAAATGATTTTTATGTTAATTCTAAAAAGCTCAGACTTGTTACTTTGTTATATTTGTAGTTCTATTTCTTCAGTAAACATCTAAAAGTACCCTTTATAATATCAAATAAATCCAACT is a window encoding:
- the gngt1 gene encoding guanine nucleotide-binding protein G(T) subunit gamma-T1, with translation MPVINVDDLTDKDKAAMEVNQLKTEVKLERWLTSKCCEELKDYIQAGVEEDILVKGIPEDKNPFKEKGGCVIC